In the genome of Sardina pilchardus chromosome 14, fSarPil1.1, whole genome shotgun sequence, the window CGCAGCTACCGAGGGGCTGTGAACCTTTCGTGGAGCTCGTTccgcactcctcctcctcctcctcctcctcctcgctttcCCCGGCGTTGGCGTTGCGTTCCTGGAGAGTCATCGCAGGATCATGGCTGAGAGGAACGATGCCTCACCAACCCGACGTCCTCTCTGCTCACTTCAAAGCACCGCCGAGCTCTGTTTGGTGGCGAGAATAAGATTTCGTTTGTCAGTTTTGACAGCCTTTTGGGATGATGACACACTCCATGAGCTCCCTGATGTGTTCCACAGAAGTaatcattctctgtgtgtgtgtgtgtgtgtaggcctactcacacAGCAACACTGTCCTCAACACACATGCCTCTctgattagctgttagctagtataacgtatgtgtgtgtgtgttgtgtgtgtggttgtcagCCTTGCAGACCGAGGAAACCATTTTCTCAAACTTCATATTCTTCATTATACTTGCTCATCACAGTGTAACCTCATGTTGAACAATATCATTGTACCAGCTTATTACGTAGGCTAGGGAGTGTATAGCAGTTAAGCAGTTAAGGGCAGTTTATCTGAAGTGGGGCCTTCCATTCCTTtgaggaatgagagagtgacTATATTGCACAGGGGAGTTCAGAAGATGTTGGGCGTCTGAACCAAGTTCTCGCCTGAGTTAATGCCCTAAGTATTACATGTTCTTTGAGGTAGGGCTATAGATAAATCTCATCCAGAGtatttttatactgtatattatccTCACTATGATAGATTATCTATTACAGTTTATGCCTGCTACAAAGGCATGTGTCCCTGCTGTAAATGAATTGGATAGGTGAATCCACCCAAGCAGCGCTCAGTCGACACAAACTAAACCACTGTGCAATTGAGTTCACTCGTGTCTTGTAGCCGTCCAACGAGGCGAGAGACGCTGGCAGCCTTTCACTTGGGCTCGGAAAGACTCGTTACCGCGTTAGTGCCTTTGGTGTCCGTCCACAGAGCCAATGCCGGGAGGCCTGGACGCGTTCGCTGTCACCAGATCGAATGATCCTTGACCAGCTCCTGTCCGAGCCAGTTCTCCACCACAGCGTCTCCGACGTCCAGCCTGTGTGATGCTGGGAGAGATCTGAGGAACACGGCGAAACGGCCgcactacagagagagaacgCCGCGGTCGAGTTTGGGGATTTTCAGTAACAGCTACTTCACACAAACTTGTCAAGGCAGATGTATCTGTCATTCCTGTCTTCACTCCTCATGACGGCCGTTgtccaaacaaaacagtgtcaTATTACCAGTATCTGTGACGGTTATGACAGCTCTCTCTTAGAAGCCAGAACAGCCAACAACTAGTCATAGCACGAAACATAAACAATTCAAGAGGGGCCAATTACAGTTATACGGTTACATTATATTTTTTCCCTGAACTGGAAACAACCCTCTATAAAGGTTACGACAGTGTGACATGTGCCAAGATGTGTCTGTGGCATGGGTATACATGCTAGTCCCACCACAGAGGGCTCAGGTCAAAGGTCGTCCGCATACCACATTTTAGCCTAGCTGCCACTCCTATATTAGCCCTTGTCAGAGGCTCTAGCTGCCTGTTACAAGTCACATAAAACATGCCCTGTCCGCTGATGTTTGTGAGTGGGAACTCAAACACAAAATGGCAACCCGGTGGCTAGCCTTGACATAGGCTTTTGCTATGGATATCTCATTGTCTCATCAGTTTGAGCTATGGATATCTAATTGTTTATTACCTCTTTTTTAGCCTGGTTGTACCAtaccctcgtactaatatcgtacagataacggtgaagggaaatgaaaattgagcggaagcttacgtatGGCTAAGCCAGGCTACCTCTTTTTATGAAGTGACTTGGAATTCTGTGTGATCCCTAACATACTTTTTGTCATCCCATTTTCAAAACCGTGCAATTAGTCTGCTTGTTGTTGACCACCCACTTGACACCGTTCATGTGACTTTTACGCAACATGCAGTCAATGTAAAAGGACCAACTTTCTACAAATCTTTTTACAGACAAGCTTACCAAATACCAAAATTATGGATCTCCCTTGTCTTGTTTTCAAATGCTTACAGACCAGTATACCAGAATAGAAAACCCAATGTTCAAAACCTTACATTATTATAAAGCCTCTACTTACGCTATAACAACTGCTCAAAAGCTATACTGAAACTGATTATGAGCATTTTTGAATGAACAGATCGTTGAAAGATCTGAGAGAAGTGGTTGATTTACTTTAAGTGATTTAAAATAGACCAACCACAACTGATTCCAATCTCAGTTGGAGCCATAGCCTGGTGTTAAAGTTATTCTACTGTAATTACATGTACATGGACATCTACTGTATGGACTGTAAAAGAAACTTTTCGGGTTGATTTTGTTCTATGTAGAAAACAGcatagaggagcagagagagagagagagagagagagagagagagagagagagagagagagagagaaaataatgtcTGGACAAGGAGAGGAATAGTTATACGAGGACCAGGCAGAGCTGAAGCTGGACCAGGCAGAGGAATAGTTGGACCTGGCCAAACGGGAGTCGGACCAGGAAAAGGGAGAAGGAAAGTTAAGAGAGGTGTAATACTGATGTTCAGAGAGGAGCAAGAGCTGTCGTCACAGAGCAGTACATTTCGTTTTGTTTTTGAGCCTTCTGTGCGTCTTATTTACTGAatttgtgtagcctattttattttgaGATTTTTGGAACAAAAGGCCATTTATGTCAGATATCACTGGAAGCTATTTCACGTTGCTACAACATTACATTACTGCCTCTTATTTAATTTTTCTTTGATTTGAATCAGGTTCATTACGTTACGATAAAGTTTGTGTATAGAGAacgtgttttgtgttttgaaatgtagacataatcaacaaaaaggttttgaCTAGAAAATTAACTATTTGGCAAATTCTGTGATAtaggtgtgttgttgtgttagaGGTTTATAAAAAGTGTTTTAAGTATAATTAAACGTTTGTTAAGACTCGTAAACTGTAAAAAGATAACCCCTATTTTCAGTGTTCTGGGTATAATGAGATACAGCACAGATCCAGACTAGCAGGTTAAGACTTCACATCCATGATGCTTGATTTGACACTCATCCTGGGATCATGTGATGCCATTCTCCACAAATTCTTTTCATTCACGTGGCCAGATTTCGTGAAGATCTGCAGTGATTTTGGAATTTAACATCCATATCTCAAGCCCATAGACATCCATCACACAGCTATTACACTGCCCATGTTCATCATCCAATTACTCCACCGCCGAGAGCATGTTATCATCTTCCTACAGCCTGCTATTAGAGCAGTTCAGCCGCCCTAGTCATAAAATTCACTCAATCATGTCATACAGCATGTTCTTAGCCCCAGGAGCGGCGTCTCACAGCTACACAGTTTCCAACACTacagctccctctagtggtcGGACACCAGAATTCTAAATCCACACAGTGGAAAGTGGTTCTTCGACTAATGTGTTTGCACTCTTCACGGCAGTCGGCGACTGTTTACCCAGCCCCTCTAACGTGTTTGTCTGGGAAGCTTAACTTTGTGATCAAGCTGACCTGCCGTGGATCCAACATCAGAATCTTTAGTTCAAACCTGCTTTTTCCTGTTAAAAGACTTTCCCagattttccttttcttttctttcccccaTCGCCCACCTCTCTAGCTTAGTCCCCTGCTTCATCcatctgtgttttcttttctccctttctgtaACCTGgtctactgtaatttcctgtgtattagccacactgtatatactgtaggctgcagGACGGTGTCTCATATTACAGTTTTCTCCATTGGTTTGGCTCATTTCTTGAAACAGAAATTACATTCTCAAAATAACATGGACAAATCTCCAAACCACTTTGCAATGGTCCACAACAGAATTGCATTTCTTATTCTTTTCATCAAATTGCAATGGTCATTGTATTGCACATGTCTCAATATCTCAGTACATCTTTGTAAAAGATTAagtacaggtagcctacatttactGCAGCACAATTTCTAAATTGATAGATCTTGTTGATCTAAACTGATTGTCGATTCTCAGTCTAATGGTTTTTCTCTGCAAAATATGTCAGCAGCATCATTGTATTGTATAAGTCTTCACATGCACAATAGTCTGTTCAATTGTCAAAATTAGTCACATACTGCATCATGAGTGAATACCATATATGAATCTCTTGGAACATTTGCTAAATTGAGTACAGTAATTAACAGTCAGGTGAAACTAGAACTTGACTAGAACGAAGGAGGAACATTTATTGGACATCTCAGATGACCAATAAAACAGTTGGTTTAGTTGCCTGACAGGTGCTATCCATGATTGTGAATGCTGAAAGTTTGATTGTGAAAGTTTTCTTGGCAGTATGAGTGCAATGTGTGATGTCAAACCTTGGAGGCTACTCTTAACGTaaaagcccatttcattttattattattatttttgttttacacaTTTGTATTCTGTTAGCTAGACAAAAAACTAGTACAGTAACCATTTTCAATGAAGGACTGGACTAAGACTGAGAAGTGGACATGAGGGATATTTCAATGGTCTTCTGCCATAGAGACAAAATATCTAAACATTTTGACTTGCTGTGCTTACACAATGCCAGAGGCACAATGCATTTGGGGGGCACTTACTATTTATGAGAAAGACATTTATTGAGGCGTTTTTGACACGAGTGAACTGTTATGGGAGAGATGAGCTTTTGCAGGTGAACCATGGTGTTGTGCTGAACCATCCAGATTATTTTGGCAAAAGCACCAAAAGTGTGGAGAACATCCGGTCCGTTTCAAGAAAATGAGCCAAAGCAATCGAGAAGAATCTTTGACATTTTGTGGCACTTGACTCTTTATCTGAGAAAGGAATTTAGCTTCAAGCATGAGTGAACAGTTTTGGGAGAGATACGAGCTTTTGCAAGTAAGCAAGTGAGTTGTGCTGAACTGTAAGACTGTTCTGCCAAATGATCTTAAGTTTTGAGAATGTAATTTCTGTGTCAAAAAATGAGCCAAACCGCCCCcgcgtattaacctcatagctgaagaaattatcatagcaaaatcaatgtaaagCGCGACTAGTAGTTGGGATATTACAGTACACTATGtaccttgtttgtttgtacctATGTATAAAACTGTGAGGCGTCTTTTGAGTGTctagaaaaaataaacatattattattattattattatgaataataaaaataatctcCTCTAGCAGAATATCGGTATTCACATTGAATCTTAACTCAAATATGAAATAAGTCTCCATAAGAAAAAAGCCCTACAGTAACAGGGCAACTGTTTGGTAGTTAGATAGTTTGGGGAAGTGTTTTCCCCTCATAATGATTGATAAAATTGACCGAAACATTGATACATTGACAGATGCTTGTATTTATtatcacattcattaaactcAAACCGAAATAGGACACTGAAATGATACAAAACATCTAATATAAAAAATCCCAAATTTCTACATAAAAGTATAATAATTCTACAGAACTCTGTCCACAAATCTCACAGTGCATGAGCTCTAGAATGTTGAAACAAGTAATCCCAAATACAAAGCCAACATCAATAATGCGTCAACAACATGAAAAGCTCCTGGTCACGATTAGAGTTTCCTTTAGAAGGAATGAACTGCTTCAACAAACTACAATGAAACCCTAAGTCCCGACCACACGCAGACAAAGAAGTTGTTTTTGATTTTAAAGCTCGGCTATGCTTTCGTAGCTTTTCAGATTATTTGGTGCATTACAATGGGATCTGCATGCTTTTACAAGTCAGTCAGTCCTATCTGCTTTGCTTTGTTCTGGATGCTATGGCCAAAGCATGAGTTGCGACAGAGTAAAAGACAGGCCTCTTTTAAACTAGCTACCATGAGGTACCTCTGGTTGTTGGTGTTGGTCCCTTTGGTTGTTCTTGTTGGGAGGGGCTAGTCTAGCGATGGAAACAGTAACCGTGGCAATGGTGGAGTGACCACACAAACTGCTGCAGCGTGACTCATACAAATGGGCTCAAAAAGTTTGGTTGCTTGGCAACAGCAACATCGCCGAGCACCGTCAGTCCGCCGTGCTGACAGTTGGCGCCCAGTCTCACGAGTCTCCCGTCATAATGGAGACAAACTCCTCCTGGTTAActgtcaaagacacacacacacacacacaccacacacacacacacgtcaaataAACAGCATTTATCATTACCCTCCCTGAAAGGTCTAAATATAGATGCATAAGTGACTGACCCAATTCACAGGAAAACCCCGCTGTGCTTTTTACAACGAGTACCCCATTCCCCATTACAACCAGTGGTGACTACAAGACTCAGCAGATCACATACACTCTTATCTGGTTTCATCACATTTGAGAGAAGGTGTCGGACTTAAATGTCAGCGAGATGCCAAATGTATTCCAAGCACTGCCTGTGCCACATCAGACTACATATGCTACAAATGTCTCCGACATTTCTGGGAATGAGGGCTCCCTGAAGGATCCAAAATCAGGAAACAAACAGACCCTACACCCCTTTTTGCAAAAATCAAATGATATGtgatttttacatttaaatgatcaatattatgtaggcctacaaactaGATTAAGGAGCTGTATTTTCATCTGATTCTTCAATACCTCAGCATCAATGTGCAACACtgccaacattttttttttcagtttgttcATTTCAAAGTTTGCATTGGGAATCACCCTAATCACGCATTTTACAGTTATTGCACATCTAAAATCTCTCCATGATATGACAAAAAAGGTTTAATTTTTCGCCAAGTAATGCACAGCCCTATTGCATGGCATGTATGCCACAAGATTTTCAGTGCTATTGCTACACCAGGCTGTACGGAGGAGAAATGGTCCGTGATCTGAAGCAATTGTTTTTCAGTCCTTGAACAATcatgcacaaaatatttccAGTTTCCGTTTTTAGCCATATCTCCCAGCTTCACTATCATATGGGTTTTTTGTCTAACGTGTCGTGACATGTCTAAAACAACAATCTTTTGAGATTAGGCCTTGTACTAAGAAGTAAGGATGTTGCACCACATATTTTAGGTGTGAGCCCAACCCATACAGCAGGATGCTTGCCCTTTTCTAAAAGGTCAATTCTTAGGATTGTTTTTGGGATTATTCTTTTGTTTCAAGGATGCTGGTTGTTATAGTTTTGTGAAACATGCAAACGTTTTGTTGGGATTTAGACCTTGACCTTTGATATCTTTTGCACATTCCCCACTGTTTTGTTATTCCGAATACTACTGTGCTTCTAGGATCAAAACTTTCAGACTTCTTCCCAAGGCTTCCACTCAAATCTACAATCTCTAGTAATGCACCTGACCTACAGACCACCACAGCTGACCTAAAACTGACTGTCCTGGCTGTTAATCTGTTTAACTGAATGAAGACATGTAGCAAATATAaaaccactcactcactcactcactcactcactcactcactcactcactcactcactcactcactcactcactcactcactcactcactcactcactcactcactcgagGAAACTGTGCCTGTGCTAGTTCACGGTTAGTGGTAGCGGGCATTGAACTCTCAGCCTTCTGGTGCTCCACTCGGAGGGCCAGATCTTGTACCGTCTGGTGtgacaggaatgttggaaaattaacattctaaagaatatctgggttcattgaattctacatagaattttagaacgttgaattgttgtggaatggaatcttgtgttagaatgttcaaaacccacccttttaaaggttaaccACTAGACTAGCACGCTCCCATTCCCGCCCtgtcccactcactctctccgtcGCCGTCGGTGTCGAACTCGTCGATCATGGCCCGGAGCTCCTCGTCGCTCATGTCCTCGCCCAGCTCTCGGGCGACGCGCCGCAGGTTCCGCAGGCTGATCTTCCCCGACTCGTCGTCGTCAAACAGCTTGAACGCCTTCAGGATCTCCTCCTTGGGGTCGCGGTCAAGGATCCTGTCCGTCACTGACACGCACAGTACAAAACTAATCAGTCAGCAGTCGCAATCTACACGCAATACAGGGACGTTACTAGCTGATGCTTTTGTCTAAAGGGAGTTACAGTGACACACAGTGAcaaacagcctgaaaaaaaccCCAATATTATGAACagatgaaaaagaaacagaatgaCAATAACAACCAGTAGGCATCGATGGGCAAATTGTAGTGAGGGAATCTACAAGCTACTTTTAAGCCGGAGACCTTTAAGACAGATCGCCAGGTTTCTCCTTTAAAAGTAGCTTACAGAGTACTGTAGCTTGTAGCTTTGCTCACTACATTTTTGCCCATCGCTGATAACAATGGACAACTAACTATCCCTGATATGAATGGTAGTGGGACTGGGACATGTGGCTGAACACAGACTTCGACCACAGCAGTATTGGTGCAAGCTTGTTACTGGAACTACCAACAGCATTGAACGAACAACTGTATGAACATCTAAAATAGTCTCTTTGATCAAGCCTGGCATGTGctgaaaggaccacagggccgGACTGGGTGTTTTGAATGAAGTGCAATTACTGTAGAGCTAATCTGAGCATTAGGAAAATATCTGATGATGCAACTAAGCAGCCATCTGTCCCGCAGAGGAGCAGAGTTGGGTGGATGGGGATGAGGTAGGGTTCACTGAAGGTCACCTTAACAAatcaaagaaatgaaagatgaCTTTATTTGGGAGTTGACGTTACTTACCCACTTCTTTGAAGTCTTCGAAAGTTATTTTTCCATTTCCTTCCCGGTCATAGTCTTTCAGAATCTTCAACACATCAACTTTCTTCACCTCGAAGCCCAGAGCTCTCATTGCGACCTGTGATATGACACAATATAAAATCTGTAACACTTCGTAGAGGCTGAGGAAGAAGTTTTATCTTCGCGCCAGACACAATTGACTTACCTTCAGTTCGTGGTAATCGATTTCTTTATCTTTGTCCGTGTCAAAGAGTTCGAACGCTTCTTTTATCTCATCTTTCTGCTCATCAGTCAGTTCAcgcctctttttcctcttcgTCTTATCGGATGCTAGTTCAGTTCTACCGACAAAGTAGATTGTAACGTTAACGTAGACACGAAGCAACAAGTGACTAACGTGTTGTAATATAAACTACACCAGCTTGGAGACCAACACTGTCAACTTGGTTAAGCTTATCTGCTGGTAACGTTAAACATTAAACCTAACGTTAAACTTACGCCACCATGCAACTTGTCAAAGATGCAAATATCGGGGCCTTAACAACGGGCGATGTGCACACTCGCTCAGGTAACCTACCTTACCTTACCAACCAAGATAGCAAAGTATGACAAAGTATAAAGCAGAAACGTTAGCGTTCCCTACTGTTGATGAATTTGATGTTGCGACAAATTAGCAGTCGCTAGCTGCCTGGATGACAGATCAGAGAATTCACTGTCATAGTAAATCCCATGCTGCTGTGATAGCAGGGTTTATTTAGCTGACGTATTCTGCCTAGCTAGGATAACGTCAGCTAACAAACGAGCTAGCATAACAAATGAAACCCTGAAAGTTAGAGATCGGTTTAGCATTATCCACATGATACGTGAGTTAATTCACGTACATATTACTACTAATAACTAACTCATGCATAGTTTACCTTAAAGAAAGACTCATGTCTTAAACCTTGGCTTCCTCAACCGTGTTGACCCTTGTCTCCCGGTTTGCAGCTTAGCGCTATGGAGGCACAACAAACCGCTCGTACATAGCTTCATCTGCAGCGCCCAATCTGCTAAGCTTTCGTAGCCAATGACATTTTCTTTTACTGGTCGCTATGGTTTCTCAAAGTACTAACCAATCATGTGAACGCTTACAGCTCTGGAGGCTAGCTGCTACACCGGATTGGACAGGTGAGGTGCCTGATTTCATGCTGGGTTTTAGTTTTCATTTCTCTGCCATTAACTATATAGTCTTTCTAAAATATGATTAGGCTATATTTGAAAATGGAAGTCTTGATTTGATTGTTAAGAGAAACATACAGTGTGCTCAAATGAGATGCAAATTCTGAATAGCCTACCCACCCAGTCGGCTAGGCCTCTTGTTGGTATTCGGCTACAATTGTTGGAATTGTACATGTCTCTTATCAACAT includes:
- the cetn3 gene encoding centrin-3; this translates as MSLSLRTELASDKTKRKKRRELTDEQKDEIKEAFELFDTDKDKEIDYHELKVAMRALGFEVKKVDVLKILKDYDREGNGKITFEDFKEVVTDRILDRDPKEEILKAFKLFDDDESGKISLRNLRRVARELGEDMSDEELRAMIDEFDTDGDGEINQEEFVSIMTGDS